The region GGTCCTTCAGCGTGCTCATGGACGGTCAAACTACCCTGAACGCCATGCGAAAGCGCACACTATTCCGGCTTGCCGCCGGAACCGCCACGGTCGGCGCGGCCACCCTCGCGTACGCGTCGCTCGTCGAGCGCAACATGTTCACCCTGCGGCGGTACGACGTGCCGGTGCTCCCGGTCGACGCGGAGCCGCTGCGTGTGCTGCACCTGTCCGACCTGCACATGATGCCCGACCAGGCACGCAAGCAGCGGTGGGTGGCGTCGCTCGCCGCCCTGGACCCCGACCTGGTGGTGGTCACCGGCGACAACATGGCCCACCCGGGCGCGGTCCCAGGGGTGCTGCGGGCGCTACAGCCGCTGCTGGACTTCCCCGGCGCGTTCGTCTTCGGCTCCAACGACTACACCGGCCCGGTGTTGAAGAACCCGTTCACCTACTTCCTGCCCGACCGGGAGTACACCGAGGGCGTCGAGCTGCCCTACGAGGAGCTGCGTCAGGTCTTCACCGGCGCCGGCTGGGCCGACCTCAACAACGCCCGGACCATGCTGAAGGCCGGCGGTCGGCAGCTCGACCTGGTCGGCGTCGACGACCCCCACATCGACCGGGACGACTACCCTGCCGTGTCCGGCGCGGTCTCGTCCTCGGCCGACCTGTCCATCGCGGTGACGCACTCCCCCGAACCACGGGTGCTCGACCAGATGGCCGCGGACGGCTTCGGGCTGCTGCTGGCCGGGCACACCCACGGCGGTCAGGTCTGCGTAC is a window of Micromonospora sp. WMMD961 DNA encoding:
- a CDS encoding metallophosphoesterase, yielding MRKRTLFRLAAGTATVGAATLAYASLVERNMFTLRRYDVPVLPVDAEPLRVLHLSDLHMMPDQARKQRWVASLAALDPDLVVVTGDNMAHPGAVPGVLRALQPLLDFPGAFVFGSNDYTGPVLKNPFTYFLPDREYTEGVELPYEELRQVFTGAGWADLNNARTMLKAGGRQLDLVGVDDPHIDRDDYPAVSGAVSSSADLSIAVTHSPEPRVLDQMAADGFGLLLAGHTHGGQVCVPGYGALVTNCGLPRSMARGLHRWPGSDSWLHVSAGLGTHPTAPVRFACPPEASILTLIPR